In a genomic window of Magnolia sinica isolate HGM2019 chromosome 16, MsV1, whole genome shotgun sequence:
- the LOC131228623 gene encoding transcription factor ALC-like isoform X3 — translation MAEMYDKSCPSSKENNEDDMSVFLHHLLSSSTSSTAVAADKGPKEEILLPYSSSLSSSDAALALAAKRAAVLVPHSSSWDFFSPIKTLPHDLVRPSLHPPSDRDRDRTSTAESSAVLDSTSQILLSSAAHAPPWPEKKEADGSGDCDAAPTRRQKLPSDADFDDYDCESEEGATEASEEPSKPFPPRTGLKRSRAAEVHNLSEKLVIVYFDGQRRRSRINEKMKALQNLIPNSNKTDKASMLDEAIEYLKQLQLQVQLLIVLQKMTIMEIWHQFDPETHMANAQCAFHVFQMAFRGLSELCRNTISVLFSALLKS, via the exons ATGGCCGAGATGTATGATAAAAGCTGCCCATCTTCTAAAGAAAACAACGAAGACGACATGTCGGTCTTCCTTCACCATCTCCTCTCTTCTTCCACGTCATCAACAGCTGTGGCAGCAGACAAAGGACCCAAGGAAGAAATCCTCCTCCCAtactcttcctcactttcttcttctgatGCTGCTCTCGCCCTCGCTGCCAAGAGAGCCGCTGTTCTTGTTCCTCACTCCTCCTCGTGGGATTTCTTCTCCCCCATCAAGACTCTACCTCACGATCTCGTCCGTCCATCGCTCCATCCCCCTTCCGATAGGGACAGGGACCGCACATCCACCGCCGAGTCATCTGCCGTCCTCGACTCCACGTCTCAAATTCTTCTGTCTTCTGCAGCTCATGCCCCACCTTGGCCTGAGAAGAAAGAAGCAGATGGTTCTGGGGACTGCGATGCTGCGCCCACTAGGAGGCAGAAGCTCCCGTCCGATGCTGATTTCGATGATTACGATTGCGAGAGCGAG GAAGGGGCGACGGAAGCATCGGAGGAGCCATCAAAGCCGTTTCCTCCTCGGACCGGCCTAAAGAGAAGCAGAGCAGCTGAAGTTCATAACCTATCTGAAAAG CTAGTGATTGTGTACTTTGATGGACAGAGGAGGAGGAGCCGGATCAATGAGAAAATGAAAGCCTTGCAGAATCTCATTCCCAATTCTAATAAG ACGGATAAGGCTTCGATGCTTGACGAAGCCATTGAATATCTCAAGCAACTTCAGCTCCAAGTACAA CTTCTGATTGTTCTGCAAAAGATGACTATAATGGAAATTTGGCACCAGTTTGATCCAGAAACCCATATGGCCAATGCCCAATGTGCTTTCCATGTTTTTCAAATGGCTTTTAGGGGGCTATCGGAATTGTGTCGAAACACCATTTCAGTGCTCTTCAGTGCACTCCTAAAAAGTTGA